One genomic region from Eptesicus fuscus isolate TK198812 chromosome 4, DD_ASM_mEF_20220401, whole genome shotgun sequence encodes:
- the PRSS27 gene encoding serine protease 27, whose translation MRQPPAAALLLLLLLRFGTQMTKALNVCGRPRMLNRMVGGQDALEGEWPWQVSIQRNGSHFCGGSLITDRWVLTAAHCFSNTSETSFYRVLLGARQLVKPGPHATYSRVKRVESNPLYQGMASSADVALVELEAPVTFTNYILPVCMPDPSIIFESGMECWATGWGSPSEQDRLPNPRILQKLAVPIIDTPKCNLLYSKDAESGFQLKTIKDDMLCAGFAEGKKDACKGDSGGPLVCLVDQLWLQAGVISWGEGCARRNRPGVYIRVTSHYNWIHRIIPELQFQKARSGGQKRGPRVQQPHIQNFAPCLAAHTALLVLMGLLTSF comes from the exons ATGAGGCAACCGCCAGCTgcggccctgctcctgctgctgctgcttcgcTTTG GGACTCAGATGACCAAAGCATTGAACG TCTGCGGGCGCCCGAGGATGCTGAACCGGATGGTGGGTGGGCAGGATGCCTTGGAGGGCGAGTGGCCATGGCAGGTCAGCATCCAGCGAAATGGAAGCCACTTCTGTGGGGGCAGCCTCATCACAGATCGGTGGGTCCTCACTGCGGCGCACTGCTTCTCCAA CACCTCTGAAACATCCTTCTACCGGGTCCTGCTGGGGGCGCGGCAGTTGGTGAAGCCAGGACCACATGCCACGTATTCACGCGTGAAGCGGGTAGAAAGCAACCCCCTGTACCAGGGCATGGCCTCCAGTGCCGATGTGGCCCTGGTGGAGCTGGAGGCACCTGTGACCTTCACCAATTATATCCTCCCCGTGTGCATGCCTGACCCCTCGATCATCTTTGAGTCGGGCATGGAATGCTGGGCCACCGGCTGGGGCAGCCCCAGTGAGCAAG ACCGCCTGCCTAACCCTCGAATCCTCCAGAAACTCGCTGTGCCCATCATTGACACGCCCAAGTGTAACCTACTCTACAGCAAAGATGCCGAGTCTGGCTTTCAGCTGAAAACCATCAAGGACGACATGCTGTGTGCTGGCTTCGCTGAGGGCAAGAAGGACGCCTGCAAG GGTGACTCAGGGGGCCCTCTGGTGTGCCTTGTGGACCAGTTGTGGCTACAGGCTGGAGTGATCAGCTGGGGTGAGGGCTGTGCCCGCCGGAACCGCCCAGGTGTCTACATCCGGGTTACCTCCCATTATAACTGGATCCATCGGATCATCCCGGAACTGCAGTTTCAGAAGGCCAGGTCTGGCGGCCAGAAGCGGGGGCCCCGGGTCCAGCAGCCCCACATTCAAAACTTTGCACCCTGCCTGGCGGCCCACACTGCCCTCCTGGTCCTCATGGGCCTACTCACCTCCTTCTGA